Proteins encoded together in one Mycobacterium noviomagense window:
- a CDS encoding MarR family transcriptional regulator codes for MAANEPDKRSDTRDPIAQARANWERAGWGDVAQGMVAVTSVMRAHQILLARVENALRPYDLSFSRFELLRLLAFSRTGALPITKASDRLQVHVTSVTHAIRLLEANGLVQRIPHPTDGRTTLVQITELGRSTVEDATVTLNQQVFADIGMSDGESQALVSAIETLRRGAGDF; via the coding sequence GTGGCCGCCAACGAACCCGACAAGCGATCCGACACCCGCGACCCGATTGCGCAAGCCAGGGCCAACTGGGAGCGCGCCGGATGGGGCGATGTCGCGCAGGGCATGGTCGCGGTGACGTCGGTGATGCGCGCCCACCAGATCCTGCTGGCCCGGGTGGAAAATGCGTTGCGGCCCTACGACCTGAGCTTCTCCCGCTTCGAGTTGCTGCGCCTGCTGGCATTCAGCCGCACGGGTGCGCTGCCGATCACCAAAGCGTCGGACCGCTTGCAGGTCCACGTCACCAGCGTCACCCACGCGATCCGCCTGCTGGAAGCCAACGGGCTGGTGCAGCGGATACCGCACCCAACCGACGGTCGTACCACGCTGGTACAGATCACCGAGCTGGGCCGCTCGACAGTCGAGGACGCCACCGTCACCCTCAACCAGCAGGTGTTCGCAGACATCGGGATGTCCGATGGCGAATCGCAGGCGCTGGTGTCGGCGATCGAAACATTGCGGCGGGGCGCCGGTGACTTCTGA
- a CDS encoding GAF domain-containing sensor histidine kinase, giving the protein MTGRTRPSNAVRDVVGADRELALLRELIQAASSGPGVEPLAAAAARMITAATGTDVCFVHVLDDTDRSLTLAGATPPFDGQVGKIRLPLGSGISGWVASHREPVVITHDKEADPRYLPIQSLRGRDFTSMVSVPMETDPGGLVGVLNVHTVERREFTDDDVELLRVIGRLIAGALHQARLHRQLVARERAHELFVEQVIEAQEIERRRLAGDIHDGISQRLITLSYRLDAAARAIGHDDPAEASHHLDEARELAQLTLQEARAAIGGLRPPVLDDLGLAGGLASLARSMPQLDLELDLSDARLPEHIELALYRIAQEGLQNVVKHADATRTRLRFVVDDDVARLEIVDNGIGFDTFENPLGGDEMGGYGVLSMAERAELVGGRLNIRSRPGTGTAVTATIPLPPTLD; this is encoded by the coding sequence ATGACCGGCCGCACCCGTCCGTCGAATGCGGTGCGCGATGTCGTCGGCGCAGACCGCGAGCTGGCCCTGCTGCGCGAACTCATTCAGGCAGCTTCCAGCGGGCCCGGCGTCGAACCGCTGGCAGCCGCGGCTGCGCGGATGATCACCGCGGCCACCGGAACCGACGTCTGTTTCGTGCATGTCCTCGACGACACCGACCGCTCACTGACGTTGGCCGGCGCGACGCCGCCGTTCGACGGCCAGGTGGGGAAGATCCGGTTGCCGCTGGGGTCCGGAATTTCCGGGTGGGTAGCCAGCCATCGCGAGCCGGTGGTGATCACCCACGACAAGGAAGCCGATCCACGGTACTTGCCGATCCAGTCGCTGCGCGGACGGGATTTCACGTCGATGGTGTCGGTGCCGATGGAAACCGACCCCGGGGGCTTGGTCGGGGTGCTCAACGTACACACCGTGGAGCGACGGGAATTCACCGACGATGACGTCGAGCTGCTGCGGGTCATCGGCCGGTTGATCGCCGGCGCATTGCACCAGGCCCGACTGCACCGGCAGCTCGTGGCTCGGGAACGCGCACACGAGTTGTTCGTCGAGCAGGTGATCGAGGCGCAGGAAATCGAACGGCGACGACTGGCCGGCGACATTCACGACGGCATCTCGCAGCGGCTGATCACACTGTCGTACCGGCTTGACGCCGCCGCGCGGGCCATCGGCCACGACGACCCGGCCGAAGCCTCTCACCATCTCGACGAGGCCCGCGAACTCGCCCAACTGACGCTGCAGGAAGCGCGCGCCGCGATCGGCGGGTTGCGCCCACCCGTTCTGGACGACCTCGGTTTGGCGGGCGGGCTGGCCAGCCTGGCGCGCTCGATGCCGCAGCTGGATCTGGAGCTCGACCTCTCCGATGCGCGGCTGCCGGAGCACATCGAGCTGGCGCTGTACCGCATCGCGCAGGAAGGTCTGCAAAACGTCGTCAAACACGCCGACGCCACCAGGACACGGCTGCGCTTCGTCGTCGACGACGATGTCGCGCGGCTCGAAATCGTCGACAACGGAATAGGTTTCGACACCTTCGAGAACCCGTTGGGCGGCGACGAGATGGGTGGCTACGGTGTGCTGTCGATGGCCGAGCGCGCCGAGCTGGTCGGCGGCCGGCTCAACATCCGTTCACGCCCCGGCACCGGCACGGCGGTGACGGCAACAATTCCACTGCCCCCGACTTTGGATTAG
- a CDS encoding thiamine pyrophosphate-binding protein yields the protein MPGKQRVVDHIVECLAATGVDYIFGVDGANIEDLYDAAYFRSDITAVLAKHEFSAATMADGYSRSGPRLGVVAATSGGGALNLVPGLGESLTSRVPVLALVGQPATTMDGRGSFQDTSGRNGSLDAVALFSAVSVFCHRVRKPADIFTALPAALAAARTGGPAVLLLPKDIQQSTVSINGYAAYGREPQRAIGDPHPIARALRQVTGPITIIAGEQVARDDARSELEWLRAILRARVACVPDAKDVAGTPGLGSSSTLGLTGVMGHPGVAEAVAKSALCLVVGTRLSVTARTGLDDALAAARVVSIGSAPPYLPCTHVHTEDLRASLRMLTAALSGRGRPTGVRVPDAVVHTELTPPAFDGPGVRYRDAMASLDAVLPDGVDVVVDAGNTGAAAIHHLPVRRAGRFLVALGMGGMGYSFGAGIGMAFGRAKGRSPGRRVVVVAGDGAFFMHGMEVHTAVQYRLPITFVLFNNNAHAMCVTREQLFYGDRYSYNRFAPSRLGAGLAAMFPGLPSVDVRDADGLAAAMHTALDIDGPSVVSVECAADEIPPFAAFLSAPSTRHAVNQESPTTKENRADVAASA from the coding sequence ATGCCAGGCAAGCAACGAGTGGTTGACCACATCGTCGAGTGCCTCGCGGCAACCGGGGTCGACTACATCTTTGGTGTCGACGGGGCCAACATCGAAGATCTTTACGACGCCGCATACTTCCGGTCGGATATCACCGCGGTGCTGGCCAAGCATGAGTTTTCCGCTGCGACCATGGCTGATGGGTACAGCCGCAGTGGGCCGAGATTGGGAGTGGTGGCGGCGACGTCGGGTGGGGGAGCGCTGAATCTGGTGCCCGGGTTGGGGGAATCGCTGACCAGTCGGGTACCGGTGTTGGCGTTGGTGGGCCAACCGGCGACGACGATGGACGGTCGCGGCAGTTTTCAGGACACCAGCGGCCGCAACGGGTCCCTCGATGCCGTGGCGCTGTTTTCCGCAGTGTCAGTTTTCTGCCACCGGGTGCGCAAGCCTGCCGACATTTTCACCGCCTTACCCGCCGCCCTCGCCGCAGCGCGAACTGGCGGGCCAGCAGTATTGTTGTTGCCCAAGGACATCCAGCAATCCACCGTCAGCATTAACGGCTACGCTGCATATGGTCGTGAGCCGCAGCGCGCTATCGGTGATCCCCATCCGATAGCGCGCGCGCTGCGTCAGGTGACCGGACCGATCACGATCATCGCCGGAGAGCAGGTGGCTCGCGATGATGCCCGCTCCGAGCTGGAGTGGCTGCGCGCAATTCTGCGCGCGCGAGTGGCGTGCGTGCCCGACGCCAAAGATGTCGCCGGCACACCCGGATTGGGCTCCTCGTCGACGCTCGGGTTGACGGGTGTGATGGGCCACCCCGGCGTTGCCGAGGCGGTCGCAAAAAGTGCGTTGTGCTTGGTGGTGGGTACGCGGCTGTCGGTGACCGCCCGCACCGGTCTCGACGACGCGCTGGCAGCTGCGCGTGTGGTATCGATCGGGTCGGCGCCCCCGTACCTTCCGTGCACTCACGTGCACACCGAGGACTTGCGGGCGTCGCTGCGTATGCTGACCGCTGCCCTATCCGGTCGAGGGCGGCCGACGGGTGTGCGGGTGCCGGATGCGGTGGTGCACACCGAGCTGACACCGCCGGCGTTCGACGGTCCAGGCGTGCGCTACCGCGACGCCATGGCGTCGCTCGACGCGGTGTTGCCCGACGGCGTGGACGTCGTCGTCGACGCCGGCAACACCGGGGCGGCGGCGATCCACCACCTGCCGGTGCGACGCGCGGGCCGGTTCCTGGTCGCGCTCGGCATGGGTGGCATGGGCTACAGCTTCGGCGCCGGGATCGGGATGGCCTTCGGCCGTGCCAAGGGGCGGTCGCCGGGGCGCCGGGTCGTGGTGGTCGCGGGCGACGGAGCATTCTTCATGCACGGCATGGAAGTCCACACGGCTGTGCAGTACCGATTGCCGATCACGTTCGTGCTGTTCAACAACAACGCCCACGCCATGTGCGTGACCCGAGAACAGCTGTTTTACGGCGACCGGTACAGCTACAACCGGTTTGCGCCCAGCCGGTTGGGGGCCGGCCTGGCGGCGATGTTCCCCGGACTGCCGTCGGTCGACGTCCGCGACGCAGACGGATTGGCGGCGGCGATGCACACTGCGCTCGACATCGACGGGCCGTCGGTGGTCAGCGTGGAATGCGCAGCAGACGAAATCCCGCCGTTCGCAGCATTTCTCAGCGCTCCGTCAACCAGACACGCTGTCAACCAAGAAAGCCCGACCACAAAGGAGAACCGCGCCGATGTCGCTGCCAGCGCTTGA
- a CDS encoding 3-oxoacyl-ACP synthase III family protein — protein MSQPRAASLIDVSTYLPGEPIGADYYAQFAGSDELRDNLMFRAPKFRHHVGPDETAIDMIEHAAQKLVQRHGEDLIADVDVLITHTQLPDMPFYGAGGGIAHRLGMRPSWVLDLHNGGCAAFVLGLKVARQLLAAGEGRTALIAIAQNAAGQVFDQPGVRGMAQASVPGDGAAVGLVTLSDQSPILDVECRTYGEYSGDMTYITDPPRKWWQPGPGEGCIGFTESKITKVLARGNREVPEVALAVCDRIGLASKNVDLLVTNQPNRVFLRNWREALEIPESRHVDTFDECGNLFAAGIPVNLDRAISDGQVKAGDLVLMAAFAHAGDFAGAAALRWGGRG, from the coding sequence GTGAGCCAACCCCGCGCCGCAAGTCTTATCGACGTCTCCACCTATTTGCCGGGTGAGCCGATAGGCGCCGATTACTACGCGCAGTTCGCCGGATCCGACGAATTGCGCGACAACCTGATGTTCCGCGCGCCCAAGTTCCGCCACCACGTCGGCCCGGACGAGACCGCAATCGACATGATCGAGCACGCCGCGCAGAAGCTGGTCCAACGCCACGGAGAGGATCTCATCGCCGACGTCGACGTGTTGATCACCCACACCCAGCTACCGGACATGCCGTTCTATGGTGCGGGTGGCGGCATCGCGCACCGGCTGGGCATGCGCCCGTCCTGGGTGTTGGATCTGCACAACGGGGGGTGCGCTGCATTCGTGTTGGGGCTCAAGGTTGCTCGTCAACTGCTGGCTGCGGGCGAAGGACGGACCGCGCTGATCGCGATAGCGCAAAACGCTGCCGGGCAGGTCTTCGACCAGCCCGGTGTGCGAGGCATGGCGCAGGCGTCGGTTCCCGGTGACGGCGCCGCGGTCGGATTGGTCACGCTATCGGACCAATCGCCGATCCTCGATGTCGAGTGCCGCACTTATGGTGAGTACTCCGGTGACATGACGTACATCACGGACCCACCCCGCAAATGGTGGCAACCCGGCCCGGGGGAGGGCTGCATCGGGTTCACTGAAAGCAAGATCACCAAAGTGCTGGCCCGCGGCAACCGCGAGGTCCCCGAGGTCGCTTTAGCGGTTTGCGATCGAATCGGCTTGGCGTCCAAGAATGTTGACCTGCTCGTCACCAACCAGCCCAATAGGGTGTTCCTGCGCAATTGGCGCGAGGCACTCGAGATACCAGAATCGAGACACGTCGATACCTTTGATGAGTGCGGCAACTTGTTCGCCGCTGGTATCCCGGTCAACCTGGATCGCGCCATCTCCGACGGCCAGGTCAAAGCCGGCGATCTGGTGCTGATGGCCGCCTTCGCCCACGCCGGTGACTTCGCCGGTGCGGCGGCATTGCGCTGGGGCGGACGCGGCTGA
- a CDS encoding anti-sigma factor family protein, with translation MKTLWGPSPPGDGARPGDQAPGDHEYAMWDAAYVLGSLSPSDRREFEAHMDACPSCRSAVAELSGMPALLSQLDRDELAAIDEADRTGDAPALPAEMLPTLLAKVGWRRRRSRVMTWAASAAAAVVLAIGVFVGVAGHFSTSAPTPPQASTSGMPMAQVGTKNLASTISVSGEQWGTFIAMKCVCLAPVNAHHDTLAMVVVRRDGSRSQLATWVAEPGHTATPAGSIATPVNQIASVQVVLADTGHVLLERAL, from the coding sequence ATGAAGACGCTATGGGGTCCGAGCCCGCCCGGTGACGGCGCCCGGCCCGGCGACCAAGCTCCCGGCGACCACGAGTACGCGATGTGGGACGCCGCCTATGTGCTGGGCTCACTGTCACCGTCCGACCGGCGGGAATTCGAGGCGCACATGGATGCCTGCCCGTCATGCCGTAGCGCCGTCGCCGAACTCAGCGGGATGCCGGCGTTGCTCTCGCAGCTGGACCGCGACGAGTTGGCGGCCATCGACGAGGCCGACCGCACCGGCGATGCGCCTGCGCTGCCCGCCGAGATGCTGCCGACACTGCTGGCGAAGGTCGGTTGGCGACGGCGCCGCTCCCGCGTGATGACCTGGGCGGCCAGCGCCGCCGCAGCTGTGGTGCTGGCGATCGGTGTGTTCGTCGGCGTTGCGGGCCATTTCTCGACATCCGCGCCCACGCCGCCGCAGGCGAGCACGTCGGGAATGCCGATGGCGCAAGTCGGAACCAAAAACCTGGCATCGACGATCTCGGTGTCGGGCGAGCAATGGGGAACCTTCATCGCGATGAAATGCGTGTGCCTGGCTCCGGTTAACGCACACCACGACACATTGGCAATGGTGGTGGTACGCCGCGACGGCAGCCGCAGCCAGCTGGCAACCTGGGTGGCAGAGCCAGGTCATACAGCGACACCAGCCGGCAGCATCGCGACGCCGGTAAACCAAATCGCTTCCGTACAAGTGGTTTTGGCCGACACCGGTCACGTGCTGCTGGAGCGCGCGCTGTGA
- a CDS encoding pyridoxal phosphate-dependent aminotransferase encodes MAAQRDSITAEILGALPQAVDPFALSLNENPFPPLRAVRKALIKSIDAANRYPEFLPQRLRRLIADHIGLPEEQVVLGAGATGVVMHVLQALTYLGDTMVMASPTFDGYPIIASIARLIPVTVPLDEHGHHNLDALADAAAAARVVVLCRPHNPTGTMESAVEVMRFLQQIPRDTIVVLDEAYVEFAAAEQRINAAALVARFPNVVVVRTFSKAYGLAGLRIGYGIGSPELTRALWTKQLPFGIASTALLAVAASYAAESELLKRVRLITAERRYLQKQLSAMGIYSTDAHANFVYLPSRGRPWREVLADSGLQVRYYSDGGARITVGSRTSSLAVLSVMEKKVREATRR; translated from the coding sequence ATGGCCGCGCAGAGGGACTCGATCACCGCCGAGATCCTCGGCGCACTGCCACAGGCGGTCGATCCTTTTGCCTTGTCGCTCAACGAGAATCCGTTTCCGCCGCTGCGGGCCGTGCGCAAAGCGTTGATCAAGTCGATCGACGCCGCCAACCGCTACCCGGAGTTCCTGCCTCAGCGGCTGCGTCGTCTGATCGCCGACCACATCGGGCTGCCCGAGGAACAGGTGGTGCTCGGCGCCGGCGCGACGGGCGTGGTGATGCACGTGCTGCAGGCGCTGACTTATCTGGGTGACACGATGGTCATGGCGTCACCGACATTCGACGGTTATCCCATCATCGCTTCGATCGCGCGGCTGATCCCCGTGACGGTTCCGCTCGACGAGCACGGTCACCACAACCTCGATGCGCTGGCCGACGCTGCCGCCGCGGCCCGGGTGGTCGTGTTGTGCCGCCCGCACAACCCGACCGGCACTATGGAGTCCGCCGTGGAGGTGATGCGGTTTCTGCAGCAGATACCGCGCGACACCATCGTCGTGCTCGACGAGGCGTATGTCGAATTCGCTGCGGCCGAACAGCGGATCAACGCTGCCGCGTTGGTGGCCCGCTTCCCCAATGTTGTGGTGGTGCGGACGTTTTCCAAGGCGTACGGGCTGGCCGGACTGCGGATCGGGTATGGAATCGGGTCGCCGGAGTTGACCAGGGCGCTGTGGACCAAGCAGTTGCCGTTCGGCATAGCCAGCACCGCGCTGCTCGCCGTCGCGGCGTCCTATGCCGCCGAAAGCGAACTGCTGAAGCGAGTTCGGCTGATCACCGCCGAACGACGCTACCTTCAAAAGCAGCTGAGCGCGATGGGGATCTACAGCACTGACGCGCATGCGAACTTCGTGTACCTACCGTCGAGGGGTCGGCCGTGGCGCGAGGTACTGGCCGACAGCGGGTTGCAGGTCCGGTACTACTCGGATGGCGGCGCGCGGATCACTGTCGGCAGCCGCACGTCCAGCCTGGCGGTGTTGTCGGTGATGGAAAAGAAAGTGAGAGAAGCGACGCGGCGTTAG
- a CDS encoding SRPBCC family protein encodes MSLPALDDIYTHTGSTEPIEGVVRIENSPLEATAPKFLAKMRSVYPHDEIFGRYCTVNDYVDCPPDELFGYMADTRSLEEWTYTLRGFTPTDEAGLWLAYDRLLPDTKIYTRTHANTEARTVDYYCAWDQGKHLWMIYLMRVLDAQVVLNTPGSVVLWTNCRHPFYDRNPYPEAAPPHRTGWVGDFWDIFGPGHALELNNLKTIAEFRHRNGLPITPAWMR; translated from the coding sequence ATGTCGCTGCCAGCGCTTGACGATATCTACACCCACACCGGCAGCACCGAGCCGATCGAGGGAGTGGTCCGTATCGAGAACTCGCCACTGGAGGCGACCGCGCCGAAATTCCTGGCGAAGATGCGTTCGGTGTACCCGCACGACGAAATCTTCGGCCGGTACTGCACGGTCAACGACTACGTCGACTGCCCGCCCGACGAGCTGTTCGGCTACATGGCCGACACCCGCAGCCTCGAGGAGTGGACTTATACCCTCCGCGGCTTCACGCCCACCGACGAGGCGGGCCTGTGGCTGGCCTACGACCGGCTGCTGCCGGACACCAAGATCTATACCCGAACGCATGCCAACACCGAAGCCCGCACTGTCGACTACTACTGCGCGTGGGACCAGGGCAAGCACCTCTGGATGATCTATCTGATGCGCGTCCTCGACGCGCAAGTGGTGCTCAACACGCCGGGTTCGGTTGTGCTGTGGACCAATTGCCGTCACCCTTTCTACGACCGCAACCCATATCCAGAGGCTGCTCCGCCACACCGAACCGGCTGGGTCGGCGACTTCTGGGACATCTTCGGCCCCGGACACGCGTTGGAGCTGAACAACCTCAAGACAATCGCGGAGTTCCGCCACCGCAACGGCCTGCCGATAACACCGGCATGGATGAGATGA
- a CDS encoding flavin-containing monooxygenase codes for MMTTVVVIGAGPSGLAVTRQLEHRHQIKTLVLERASTPAIAWRTRYDDFRLNTSGFLSHLPGQRIPVTAGRWPTKEDMVRYFDRYVRTQHIRLQLGCEVNRVERAAQGWRLDTSAGEIEAAVIVLATGNYRTPTIPSWPGLGQYNGQLVHSGEFCNAWPYRGRDVLVVGAGNSAADIAVHLAYDGARKVWLAVRTPPHLVRRAIGGIPSDIFLEVFARVPARKVDPLIDRVNRLMWGDLSDYGFHRPPLGLKATVELRGRIPTLADELIGTVRAGRVQVVAAVQAVESRQVILADGSSVAPQAIIAATGFRPDLDGLVGHLGVLDERGNPRGGFASHLGEGMFAIGYGIPPNGPLRAIRRAATPLARDIAAYLSTTRHRMNIGVTQ; via the coding sequence ATGATGACCACCGTCGTTGTCATCGGGGCGGGGCCGTCTGGGCTGGCTGTTACGCGCCAGCTCGAGCATCGCCACCAGATCAAGACGCTTGTCCTCGAAAGGGCTTCAACGCCTGCGATTGCCTGGCGCACCCGCTACGACGACTTTCGGCTCAATACAAGCGGTTTCTTGTCGCATCTGCCCGGACAACGGATTCCGGTGACGGCGGGCCGCTGGCCCACCAAAGAGGACATGGTCCGCTATTTCGACCGCTACGTGCGCACGCAGCACATCCGCCTTCAGCTCGGCTGTGAGGTGAACCGTGTCGAGCGTGCGGCGCAGGGCTGGCGACTCGACACCTCGGCGGGAGAGATCGAAGCAGCTGTGATCGTCTTAGCCACCGGCAACTACCGCACGCCCACGATCCCTAGCTGGCCGGGTCTTGGCCAGTACAACGGCCAGCTGGTTCACTCCGGCGAGTTCTGCAACGCGTGGCCTTATCGGGGACGCGACGTCCTGGTAGTCGGCGCCGGCAATTCGGCCGCCGACATCGCGGTGCACTTGGCCTACGACGGCGCGCGCAAGGTCTGGCTCGCTGTTCGCACACCGCCGCATCTGGTGCGGCGCGCCATCGGAGGAATCCCGTCGGATATCTTCCTCGAGGTCTTCGCGCGTGTGCCTGCACGCAAGGTTGACCCGCTGATCGATCGCGTCAATCGTCTCATGTGGGGAGACCTGTCGGACTATGGGTTTCACCGGCCGCCGCTCGGGTTGAAGGCGACGGTCGAACTGCGAGGCCGCATCCCCACCCTGGCTGACGAGCTCATCGGCACGGTGCGCGCGGGACGCGTGCAAGTGGTCGCGGCCGTGCAGGCTGTCGAATCTCGGCAGGTGATTCTCGCCGACGGCAGTTCGGTAGCGCCACAGGCGATTATCGCCGCCACCGGGTTCCGGCCGGATCTCGACGGCTTGGTCGGCCATCTCGGTGTGCTGGACGAGCGCGGCAACCCGCGCGGCGGCTTCGCGTCGCACCTCGGCGAGGGCATGTTCGCGATCGGATACGGGATTCCACCCAACGGTCCACTGCGCGCGATCCGCCGTGCCGCCACGCCACTGGCCCGCGATATCGCGGCCTATCTGTCAACCACACGTCATCGAATGAACATCGGGGTAACTCAATGA
- a CDS encoding VOC family protein, whose amino-acid sequence MRWRGVHHVEFAVLNYDDSLEFYDGMFGWLGYMSFSTLDIEYRSTYYMARFPAPHSYIGIQPARSGSKLTHADQAVGINHIALWARSRHEVDSFYRDFLVPKGIRVTNEPTEYPHYTPGYYAVFFDDPINGIHWELARLPIIPSPRQAWRSYRALRDIASERPDLPHSVSQLARQARRTLPSRHPH is encoded by the coding sequence ATGCGCTGGCGCGGTGTTCATCACGTCGAATTCGCGGTATTGAACTACGACGATTCGCTCGAGTTCTACGATGGGATGTTCGGGTGGCTCGGGTATATGAGCTTTTCGACGCTGGACATCGAGTACCGCTCGACCTATTACATGGCTCGGTTCCCCGCTCCGCATAGCTACATCGGCATCCAGCCTGCCCGCTCAGGATCGAAGCTCACCCACGCCGACCAAGCGGTGGGTATCAACCACATCGCCCTGTGGGCCCGCAGCCGACACGAAGTGGACAGTTTCTATCGAGATTTCTTGGTGCCGAAGGGAATACGCGTGACCAATGAGCCGACGGAGTACCCGCACTACACGCCCGGCTATTACGCCGTGTTCTTCGACGATCCGATCAACGGCATTCATTGGGAGCTCGCACGTCTGCCGATCATTCCTTCTCCGCGCCAGGCCTGGCGGTCCTATCGCGCACTGCGTGATATCGCTTCAGAACGACCGGACTTACCGCATTCTGTTTCGCAGCTGGCCCGCCAGGCACGTCGAACGCTACCATCGCGGCACCCGCACTAA
- a CDS encoding FAD-binding oxidoreductase, giving the protein MTCLPAEKTFFRGAAGYELARRQTVWNGIVPERFPDVIVQARDADDVVAAIRYARDHDHQVGVRSGGHNWSASHLRDEGMLLDVSRLDHCSVDADQMTADVGPGKVASVFATELDSQGLFFPAGHCEGICMGGYLLQGGYGWNSPMLGPACESVLGLQVVTADGELLYCDADNHPDLYWAARGCGPGFFGVVTAFTLRVHLRPPVWGTCLYMYPIDVADEVFTWGRSIATEVDKGVELQIHTARSFPGAGLDQPGITIASPVFAGSEEEAVKALAPLRTCPVADKAIVSLPYAPTTLANWYTAVMTNYPKGHRYIADNMFTSASAEELLPGIRAIIETMPPHPSHFIFTGWKTSSARADMVYGLEDEIYLALYTIWKDPADDDRYRDWAASNMAAMSHLATGISLADENLCRRPARFITEPNMARLDEVRSTYDPDGRFHRWMTRC; this is encoded by the coding sequence ATGACTTGCCTGCCCGCCGAAAAGACCTTCTTCCGCGGTGCAGCAGGCTACGAACTCGCCCGGCGGCAAACGGTGTGGAACGGCATTGTGCCAGAGCGTTTTCCGGACGTGATCGTCCAAGCGCGCGACGCCGACGACGTCGTCGCAGCGATCCGATACGCGCGCGACCACGACCACCAGGTCGGTGTGCGTTCGGGCGGGCACAATTGGTCGGCCAGCCACCTTCGTGACGAAGGCATGCTGCTCGATGTCAGCCGGCTGGACCACTGCAGCGTCGACGCCGACCAGATGACCGCGGACGTCGGGCCAGGAAAAGTCGCCAGCGTCTTTGCGACCGAGCTGGATTCGCAGGGCCTGTTCTTTCCCGCGGGCCATTGCGAAGGCATTTGCATGGGCGGCTACCTGTTGCAGGGCGGCTACGGCTGGAACAGCCCGATGCTCGGCCCGGCGTGTGAGAGCGTGCTGGGGCTGCAGGTCGTCACCGCCGACGGCGAACTGCTGTACTGCGACGCCGACAACCACCCGGATTTGTATTGGGCCGCGCGCGGCTGCGGGCCCGGCTTCTTCGGCGTGGTCACGGCGTTCACGTTACGGGTTCACCTGCGCCCGCCGGTGTGGGGCACCTGCCTGTACATGTACCCGATCGACGTCGCCGACGAAGTGTTCACCTGGGGACGCTCGATCGCTACGGAGGTCGACAAGGGCGTCGAACTGCAGATCCACACCGCGCGCAGCTTCCCCGGGGCGGGCCTAGACCAGCCTGGAATCACGATCGCCTCACCGGTTTTCGCCGGGTCCGAAGAGGAGGCTGTCAAAGCCCTTGCACCACTACGCACTTGTCCGGTCGCCGACAAAGCGATCGTCAGCCTTCCCTATGCGCCGACCACGTTGGCCAACTGGTACACCGCGGTGATGACGAATTATCCCAAGGGGCACCGCTATATCGCCGACAACATGTTCACGTCGGCGTCGGCCGAAGAGCTGCTGCCCGGCATCCGCGCAATCATCGAGACGATGCCGCCACATCCGTCGCACTTCATCTTCACAGGCTGGAAAACGTCTTCGGCTCGCGCGGACATGGTGTACGGCCTGGAAGACGAAATCTACTTGGCGCTCTACACGATCTGGAAAGATCCGGCCGACGACGACCGCTACCGCGACTGGGCCGCATCCAACATGGCCGCGATGTCGCACTTGGCGACGGGCATCTCGCTCGCCGACGAGAACCTCTGCCGACGCCCGGCGCGGTTCATCACCGAGCCCAACATGGCGCGCCTGGACGAAGTGCGCTCGACCTACGACCCCGACGGCCGGTTCCACCGCTGGATGACGCGCTGCTAA